In Thermococcus camini, a genomic segment contains:
- the gcvPA gene encoding aminomethyl-transferring glycine dehydrogenase subunit GcvPA produces MGRHYLPNLAHRDEMLKEIGFNSIDDLFSDVPKGMVQKFNLAEGKSEYEVFMELNEVLGQNRTALEMPSFLGAGTYFHYVPAHVKYLIERSEFLTAYTPYQPEVSQGMLQALFEYQSMIAELVGLPIVNSSMYDWGTAMAEAALMSARVTRRKKFVIPRALSPEKKAVLRTYTAGPGMEITEVPWDERGQVDMEKLKEAADGAAGVYVEVPNFLGLIEENLREIGEIAHEAGALFVVGVDPTILGIVEAPGELGADIAVGEAAYFGNPMNFGGPRAGIFAVRNDKKLIRQMPGRIIGMSRDSDGKRAFVMTLQTREQHIRRAKATSNICSNEALVAVASAIHLATLGPKGLTELGEVILKNTAYLKKRLSEVAEVPFDGVNFKDVLVRFEKPYSEVHEMLLARNIHGGYYIGQHFPELGESSLFAATETTRKEWVDALIEALKEVA; encoded by the coding sequence ATGGGAAGGCACTACCTCCCGAACCTGGCGCACAGGGATGAAATGCTGAAAGAGATCGGGTTCAATTCGATTGACGACCTCTTCTCCGATGTCCCGAAGGGCATGGTCCAGAAGTTCAACCTGGCTGAGGGGAAGAGCGAGTATGAGGTCTTCATGGAGCTTAACGAAGTCCTGGGTCAGAACAGGACCGCCCTTGAGATGCCCAGCTTCCTCGGCGCTGGAACCTACTTCCACTACGTTCCCGCGCACGTGAAGTACCTCATCGAAAGGAGCGAATTTTTGACGGCTTACACGCCATACCAGCCGGAGGTAAGCCAGGGGATGCTCCAGGCCCTCTTCGAGTACCAGAGCATGATAGCCGAGCTCGTGGGTCTCCCAATAGTCAATTCATCGATGTACGACTGGGGCACGGCGATGGCAGAGGCGGCGCTGATGAGCGCCCGCGTTACCAGAAGGAAGAAGTTCGTCATCCCCAGGGCCCTGAGCCCCGAGAAGAAGGCAGTCCTCAGAACCTATACCGCGGGCCCGGGTATGGAGATAACCGAGGTGCCCTGGGACGAGAGGGGACAGGTCGATATGGAGAAGCTCAAGGAAGCCGCCGACGGTGCGGCAGGTGTTTACGTTGAGGTACCCAACTTCCTCGGGCTGATCGAGGAGAACCTCAGGGAAATCGGCGAAATAGCTCACGAGGCAGGGGCGCTCTTCGTGGTGGGTGTGGACCCAACGATCCTCGGCATAGTGGAGGCGCCGGGAGAGCTCGGGGCCGACATAGCAGTTGGTGAGGCCGCTTACTTTGGAAACCCGATGAACTTCGGAGGCCCGAGGGCGGGAATCTTTGCGGTCAGGAACGACAAAAAGCTCATCCGCCAGATGCCCGGAAGGATAATCGGAATGAGCAGAGACTCGGACGGAAAGAGGGCCTTCGTGATGACGCTCCAGACCAGGGAGCAGCACATAAGGCGCGCAAAGGCAACCTCAAACATATGCTCAAACGAGGCCCTGGTGGCTGTTGCCTCGGCAATACACCTCGCAACCCTCGGGCCGAAGGGTTTAACGGAGCTCGGAGAGGTCATCCTCAAGAACACCGCCTACCTCAAGAAAAGGCTCTCGGAGGTGGCGGAGGTTCCGTTCGATGGCGTGAACTTCAAGGACGTACTCGTCCGCTTTGAGAAACCCTACAGCGAGGTACACGAGATGCTCCTGGCAAGAAACATCCACGGCGGCTACTACATAGGGCAGCACTTCCCGGAGCTGGGAGAGAGCTCTCTCTTCGCCGCAACTGAGACCACGCGAAAAGAATGGGTCGATGCACTAATAGAGGCCCTCAAGGAGGTGGCCTGA
- a CDS encoding phospholipase C, protein MKRAGAIVLVLIVLGGLGFVSAWPTDGPTLSNPMNVHQKLTYKAIQAVYKDNPTLGSILMQYQDKLLYGAYDEDWRGGSIEFNGKTYTLQSQYHFLDPMDHSELITVDLFGDRDSSGADMAQKLYEQAVQLWKQGNREEAMLYLGRAVHILEDMSMLIAHTTPALFEDLEQFSYIEDAHDFVENDISPTVADDILNDRVPLDLTPIKWWQIPQEKQRFIYGYDIYIADNENGHMSLANGVAWAYADLIAHNSWRYMLYSTGKDINLWSERGHLGSYFWTRTLKKGDWSVLKLEFKGASSITLVFKDIDMQNAYFRTLGYVEVYDKNWNLIARYDQDPNPLVDTSVTVPGDTVYIYTHVDKDDWLDDDVDGWAVRNIELHANFDVNAPSGFKTLDGRTYSKVQWAVYETMQYDIRAVAGLMEKFFEDVGVTG, encoded by the coding sequence ATGAAGAGGGCTGGAGCCATAGTTCTCGTCCTTATAGTCCTCGGCGGCCTGGGCTTCGTGAGCGCCTGGCCGACCGACGGGCCGACCCTCAGCAATCCCATGAACGTCCACCAGAAGCTGACCTACAAGGCCATACAGGCGGTGTACAAGGACAACCCGACCCTTGGCTCGATACTCATGCAGTACCAGGACAAGCTCCTCTATGGAGCCTACGACGAGGACTGGCGCGGCGGGAGCATCGAGTTCAACGGGAAGACCTACACCCTCCAGAGCCAGTACCACTTCCTCGACCCGATGGACCACTCCGAGCTTATAACCGTCGATCTCTTCGGAGACCGTGACAGCTCCGGCGCAGACATGGCCCAGAAGCTCTACGAGCAGGCGGTTCAGCTCTGGAAGCAGGGCAACAGGGAGGAGGCCATGCTCTACCTCGGCAGGGCCGTTCACATACTCGAGGACATGAGCATGCTGATCGCTCACACCACCCCGGCGCTCTTCGAGGATCTTGAGCAGTTCAGCTACATCGAAGATGCCCACGACTTCGTTGAGAACGATATCTCCCCCACCGTCGCCGACGACATACTCAACGACCGCGTCCCCCTCGACCTCACTCCGATAAAGTGGTGGCAGATTCCGCAGGAGAAGCAGAGGTTCATCTACGGCTACGACATCTACATAGCCGACAACGAGAACGGCCACATGAGCCTTGCCAACGGCGTCGCCTGGGCCTACGCCGACCTAATCGCCCACAACTCCTGGCGCTACATGCTCTACTCGACCGGCAAGGACATCAACCTCTGGAGCGAGCGCGGCCACCTTGGAAGCTACTTCTGGACGAGAACCCTCAAGAAGGGAGACTGGAGCGTACTCAAGCTCGAGTTCAAGGGGGCAAGCTCAATAACCCTCGTCTTTAAGGACATCGACATGCAGAACGCATACTTCAGGACCCTCGGATACGTTGAGGTCTATGATAAGAACTGGAACCTTATAGCTCGCTATGACCAGGACCCGAACCCGCTCGTCGATACCAGCGTCACCGTTCCGGGCGACACGGTCTACATCTACACCCACGTCGATAAGGATGACTGGCTCGACGATGATGTGGACGGCTGGGCGGTAAGGAACATCGAGCTCCACGCCAACTTCGACGTGAACGCCCCTAGCGGCTTCAAGACCCTCGACGGCAGGACCTACAGCAAGGTTCAGTGGGCGGTCTACGAGACCATGCAGTACGACATAAGGGCCGTTGCTGGCCTGATGGAGAAGTTCTTCGAGGACGTCGGCGTTACCGGCTGA
- a CDS encoding HAD family hydrolase: protein MIIAFDFDGTLADTYSCIEEAFQRALERRYRWLPGKAIWAKLLTKIELQFERPTFGKHRKKSRPPFFLRTKFFEAWFEERAELTKPIDDSIELLKKLREDGHVVLSFSAEDFIDGMKVKRLRRMGIYDLFDDVIVFGHDMTIDEAFKLVREKYGNETFIWVDDKPWRFIGHGDENTEYVWYYFPFTAKFVEKNPEKLALIPHLHVIRDLWSIFDVIERVKQERGMI from the coding sequence ATGATAATCGCTTTCGACTTCGATGGAACTCTAGCGGACACCTACTCGTGCATCGAGGAGGCGTTTCAGCGTGCGCTCGAGAGGCGCTACCGATGGCTTCCCGGAAAGGCCATCTGGGCGAAGCTCCTGACTAAAATCGAGCTCCAGTTTGAGAGGCCTACCTTTGGAAAGCACAGGAAGAAGAGCAGGCCACCTTTCTTCCTCCGCACAAAGTTCTTTGAGGCATGGTTCGAGGAGCGGGCAGAGCTCACGAAGCCCATCGACGACTCCATTGAACTGCTGAAGAAGCTCAGGGAGGACGGCCACGTGGTCCTCTCCTTCTCGGCGGAGGATTTCATCGATGGCATGAAGGTGAAGAGGTTGAGGAGAATGGGCATCTACGACCTCTTCGACGACGTCATCGTCTTTGGCCACGACATGACCATAGACGAGGCCTTTAAGCTGGTTCGCGAGAAGTACGGGAACGAGACTTTCATCTGGGTGGACGACAAGCCCTGGCGCTTCATCGGTCACGGCGACGAGAACACCGAGTACGTCTGGTACTACTTCCCGTTCACAGCAAAGTTCGTGGAGAAGAACCCCGAAAAACTGGCCCTGATACCTCACCTCCACGTCATAAGGGACCTGTGGAGCATATTCGACGTCATTGAGCGAGTAAAGCAGGAGAGGGGCATGATTTAA
- a CDS encoding PrsW family intramembrane metalloprotease — translation MDAFSGLVFFAYGPALAILWYFYHADRYEPEPRRYVLGTFILGGTLSVGIAFILESFLTLGGAIQPLLPASAFYVALVAGIVEEPAKALAIRWPFNAGQMDGIMDGLVYGVAAGLGFAATENFLYGLGWGLGVTVMRAFLTPLAHATWSAVIGVAYGMKAEGKMTSPAPYFLLAMFLHFIWDYYAFMSAAVPAYNILLIFFIILSLALLRYFLLLGQAEDRSRLWYYWFKRRDGL, via the coding sequence GTGGATGCGTTCAGCGGTCTGGTATTCTTTGCGTACGGGCCAGCACTGGCGATACTCTGGTACTTCTATCACGCCGACAGGTACGAGCCCGAGCCGAGGAGGTACGTCCTGGGCACGTTCATCCTGGGAGGGACGCTCTCGGTTGGCATAGCTTTCATTCTGGAGAGCTTTCTGACTCTCGGCGGAGCCATTCAGCCCCTCCTGCCCGCGTCTGCATTCTACGTCGCCCTCGTGGCCGGAATAGTGGAAGAACCCGCCAAGGCGCTGGCCATACGCTGGCCATTCAATGCCGGTCAGATGGACGGAATAATGGACGGCCTCGTCTACGGCGTGGCTGCTGGCCTCGGTTTCGCCGCGACGGAGAACTTCCTCTACGGCCTCGGCTGGGGTCTTGGGGTAACGGTGATGCGCGCGTTCCTCACCCCCCTCGCCCATGCCACGTGGAGTGCTGTGATAGGAGTGGCCTACGGCATGAAGGCGGAGGGCAAAATGACCTCCCCTGCCCCGTACTTCCTGCTGGCGATGTTTCTGCACTTCATCTGGGACTACTACGCGTTCATGAGTGCCGCGGTTCCGGCGTACAACATCCTGCTGATATTCTTCATAATCCTGAGCCTTGCCCTGCTCCGCTACTTCCTCCTCCTGGGACAGGCGGAGGACAGGAGCAGGCTGTGGTACTACTGGTTCAAGAGGAGGGACGGACTGTGA
- a CDS encoding DUF1667 domain-containing protein, translated as MTKTYRFTCIVCPLGCSIEVRIEDGKVLGVTGHTCPRGQEWAVEEATSPKRVVMSVVPVEGGALPTVSVKTAEPVPKELIPELMKFLTELKLEAPVEIEEVVAEWNGIKIVATRGA; from the coding sequence ATGACGAAGACGTACCGCTTCACGTGCATCGTCTGTCCCCTTGGGTGCTCCATCGAGGTAAGGATTGAGGACGGAAAGGTCCTAGGCGTCACCGGGCACACCTGCCCCAGGGGGCAGGAATGGGCGGTGGAGGAGGCCACCAGCCCAAAAAGGGTCGTCATGAGCGTCGTTCCCGTGGAAGGCGGCGCACTGCCAACGGTGAGCGTTAAAACCGCGGAACCGGTGCCGAAGGAGCTGATTCCGGAGCTGATGAAATTCCTGACGGAGCTGAAGCTCGAGGCACCCGTTGAGATTGAGGAAGTCGTTGCCGAGTGGAACGGAATAAAAATAGTGGCTACGAGGGGGGCTTAG
- a CDS encoding NAD(P)/FAD-dependent oxidoreductase, producing MFPRIPMLNYDVVVIGGGPAGMAAAIRAKELGLKVLLLDENDYLGGILPQCIHPGFGLHYFREELTGPEFASRLAKRLVELGVEYRTAARVMEIRNYSDLEKVVIFTSPSGAYGVWTKAIIYAAGARERHAFEIGIVGDRVAGVYTAGEAQTLMDIYGVLPGKEVVIVGSGDVGLIMARRFALEGAKVKAVIELMPYPGGLARNVMILRDFDIPLYLGHKVVEVRGKGRVERVKVVKVDENLNEIPGSEFWIEADTLIVSAGLVPSVKKLKAIGVEIDPSTGGPVVNDRLETSVPGIFVAGNALLINDLVDYVAEQGELAAESAKEFIEKGGIESRKWIKVEKGQNVRILAPHYLSGDRDVYLYLRVARPMEEVELRIPEIGKRIKLPVVKPAEMLRVKLKAEEIRDAEKLTVEVVRE from the coding sequence ATGTTCCCAAGGATTCCGATGCTGAACTACGACGTCGTCGTCATCGGCGGTGGGCCTGCTGGAATGGCCGCCGCCATAAGGGCGAAGGAGCTCGGACTAAAGGTTTTGCTCCTCGACGAGAACGACTACCTCGGTGGAATCCTTCCACAGTGCATTCACCCGGGCTTCGGGCTTCACTACTTCAGGGAAGAGCTGACCGGCCCGGAGTTCGCGTCGAGGCTCGCGAAGAGGCTGGTTGAGCTTGGGGTGGAATACAGAACCGCCGCGAGGGTTATGGAAATCAGAAACTACTCCGACCTGGAGAAGGTCGTAATCTTCACCTCCCCGAGCGGTGCCTACGGGGTCTGGACTAAGGCTATTATCTACGCCGCCGGCGCTCGCGAGAGGCACGCCTTCGAGATAGGAATAGTCGGCGACAGAGTCGCCGGAGTCTACACCGCCGGAGAGGCCCAGACGCTGATGGACATCTACGGAGTCCTGCCCGGGAAGGAAGTCGTCATCGTTGGTTCCGGTGACGTTGGCCTGATAATGGCGCGCCGCTTCGCCCTTGAAGGAGCGAAGGTGAAGGCCGTCATCGAGCTGATGCCCTATCCGGGTGGCCTGGCAAGGAACGTCATGATTCTGAGGGACTTCGACATACCGCTCTACCTGGGCCACAAGGTCGTGGAAGTCCGTGGTAAGGGACGGGTCGAGAGGGTGAAGGTCGTAAAGGTGGACGAGAACCTCAACGAAATCCCTGGAAGTGAGTTCTGGATTGAGGCAGACACACTGATTGTTTCCGCTGGATTAGTGCCGAGCGTCAAGAAGCTGAAAGCCATAGGCGTTGAGATCGACCCGTCCACCGGCGGGCCGGTTGTCAACGACAGGCTTGAGACGAGCGTTCCGGGGATTTTCGTTGCCGGAAACGCGCTCCTCATCAACGACCTCGTTGACTACGTTGCCGAGCAGGGTGAGTTAGCGGCGGAGAGCGCAAAGGAGTTCATCGAGAAGGGCGGAATAGAGAGCAGGAAGTGGATTAAGGTTGAGAAGGGCCAAAACGTCCGCATCCTCGCTCCCCACTACCTCAGCGGTGACAGAGACGTTTACCTCTACCTCAGGGTCGCGAGACCGATGGAGGAAGTGGAGCTTAGAATTCCCGAAATCGGCAAGAGGATAAAGCTCCCGGTTGTTAAGCCAGCCGAGATGCTCAGGGTGAAGCTGAAGGCGGAGGAGATCAGGGATGCAGAGAAGCTCACCGTAGAGGTGGTGAGAGAATGA
- a CDS encoding NAD(P)/FAD-dependent oxidoreductase — protein sequence MKTKVAIIGAGISGASIARILSKYENLEVHLIEKAPDVGWGVSKANTALIHGGYDDDPDWYPTRARLCIRGNRLWHQWVKELQIPHIWNGALIVATREEDFDELEKLLERGRRNNVPEMRLVDREELFHLEPNLTQEAIGALWVPIVGQIGPIPAVIAITENAVANGVKTHLETEVRGIKVENGEVKGVETNNGFIEADIIINAAGLYADRIARMAGIDYFEIHPRKGEYWIFDDDVPGPRRVLFPTPTPISKGIVVTTEISGHLMIGPNAQDLPQEEKDNLATTREGLEEVWEGAKKLWPQLPPRSKVIRTFAGLRPEPTGGDFIIKAEEEVWGFINVAGIRSPGLTSAPAIAEEVAELIQRDLGIKLVEKSKWNPYRKEISHFFMMSPEQINEAVKRNPSYGKIVCRCNNVSEGDVLEAIERMKFIGVKTPSVDSVKFRTKATTGTCQGSFCRPRIVQLLAREYGVEPWKVTLKGRGSEIGVGDVKALLRGDA from the coding sequence ATGAAGACCAAGGTCGCCATAATAGGCGCGGGGATTAGTGGGGCCAGCATAGCGAGGATTTTAAGCAAATACGAGAACCTTGAAGTTCACCTAATCGAGAAAGCTCCAGACGTCGGCTGGGGGGTGAGCAAGGCCAACACGGCTTTGATTCACGGCGGTTACGATGACGACCCTGACTGGTATCCGACGAGGGCCAGGCTGTGCATAAGGGGAAACAGGCTCTGGCACCAGTGGGTGAAAGAGCTCCAGATTCCCCACATCTGGAACGGGGCCCTGATAGTCGCAACCAGGGAGGAAGACTTTGACGAGCTTGAAAAACTGTTGGAGCGCGGAAGGAGGAACAACGTGCCAGAGATGAGGCTCGTTGATAGGGAAGAGCTCTTCCACCTCGAACCGAACCTGACTCAGGAAGCGATAGGTGCCCTGTGGGTTCCGATAGTGGGGCAGATTGGGCCGATTCCAGCCGTCATAGCAATAACAGAGAACGCGGTGGCGAACGGCGTCAAAACTCACCTCGAGACGGAAGTTAGGGGCATAAAGGTTGAGAACGGCGAGGTAAAAGGAGTTGAGACAAACAACGGCTTCATCGAGGCGGATATAATAATCAACGCCGCCGGTCTCTACGCCGACAGGATAGCGAGAATGGCCGGGATAGACTACTTCGAGATACACCCGAGGAAAGGCGAGTACTGGATTTTTGACGACGACGTTCCAGGGCCGAGGAGAGTCCTCTTCCCGACTCCAACTCCGATAAGCAAGGGAATAGTCGTGACCACAGAGATTTCCGGGCACTTGATGATAGGGCCAAACGCCCAGGATCTGCCGCAGGAGGAGAAGGATAACCTCGCCACAACCAGAGAGGGGCTTGAAGAAGTCTGGGAAGGGGCAAAGAAGCTCTGGCCGCAGCTACCGCCGAGGAGCAAAGTCATCAGAACCTTCGCCGGCTTAAGGCCCGAACCAACGGGAGGGGACTTCATAATTAAGGCCGAAGAAGAAGTCTGGGGCTTCATCAACGTCGCTGGCATTCGCTCGCCCGGGCTGACAAGCGCTCCGGCCATTGCGGAGGAAGTGGCGGAGTTAATCCAGCGCGACCTCGGGATAAAACTGGTCGAGAAGTCCAAGTGGAACCCATACCGGAAAGAGATAAGCCACTTCTTCATGATGAGTCCAGAGCAGATTAACGAGGCGGTCAAGAGGAACCCCTCCTACGGAAAGATCGTCTGCAGGTGCAACAACGTCAGCGAGGGGGACGTGCTTGAAGCCATCGAGAGAATGAAGTTCATAGGCGTTAAAACGCCGAGCGTTGACTCTGTCAAGTTCAGGACGAAGGCCACAACCGGAACATGCCAGGGGAGCTTCTGCAGGCCGAGGATAGTCCAGCTTTTGGCGAGGGAGTACGGCGTTGAGCCGTGGAAGGTTACCCTGAAAGGTAGGGGAAGCGAGATTGGAGTGGGCGACGTCAAGGCCCTTCTCAGGGGTGATGCCTGA
- the glpK gene encoding glycerol kinase GlpK: MERFILSLDEGTTSARAIIFDRESNVLSVGQYEFPQHYPKPGWVEHNPEEIWDAQFRAIKTALERARVEPSQIAAIGVTNQRETTIVWDRSGRPLYNAIVWQCRRTAEMVEEIKREYGNVIKEKTGLVPDAYFSASKLKWLLDNVPGLREKAERGEVLFGTVDTFLIYRLTGEHVTDYSNASRTMLFNIRRLEWDDELLEIFNIPEEVLPEVRESSGVYGHTKRELLGAEIPVSGDAGDQQAALFGQAGFEAGMVKATYGTGSFILANTGKTVRYSNNLLTTIAWGLNGRVTYALEGSVFITGAAVQWLRDGIRIIQSAPETEELARKLESNEGLYFVPAFVGLGSPYWDQFARGLIIGITRGTGREHLARATLEAIAYLTRDVVEEMERLVGIKELRVDGGATANDFLMQFQADILNRRVVRPVVKETTALGAAYLAGLAVDYWESLEEIKNLWRAERVFEPKMDEETRERLYRGWKEAVKRAMGWAKIVGV, encoded by the coding sequence ATGGAAAGGTTCATCCTCTCCCTCGACGAGGGAACTACCTCGGCTAGAGCAATAATCTTTGACAGAGAGAGCAACGTTCTAAGCGTCGGCCAGTACGAGTTTCCCCAGCACTATCCCAAACCGGGCTGGGTCGAGCACAACCCGGAAGAAATCTGGGACGCCCAGTTCAGGGCGATAAAGACCGCCCTGGAGAGGGCCAGGGTCGAGCCAAGCCAAATAGCAGCGATAGGTGTTACCAACCAGCGCGAAACGACGATAGTCTGGGACAGGAGCGGAAGACCGCTCTACAACGCGATAGTCTGGCAGTGCCGGAGAACGGCTGAGATGGTGGAGGAGATAAAGAGGGAATACGGCAATGTAATCAAGGAGAAGACGGGCCTCGTGCCGGATGCCTACTTCTCGGCCAGCAAGCTGAAGTGGCTCCTCGACAACGTTCCCGGTTTGAGGGAGAAGGCCGAGAGGGGGGAGGTTCTCTTCGGAACGGTCGATACGTTCCTAATCTACCGCCTGACCGGGGAGCACGTCACAGACTACTCCAACGCCTCAAGAACGATGCTTTTCAACATCAGGAGGCTCGAATGGGATGATGAGCTGCTCGAAATCTTCAACATCCCCGAGGAGGTTCTGCCCGAGGTCAGGGAATCGAGCGGGGTCTACGGCCACACTAAGAGGGAACTCCTCGGTGCAGAGATACCCGTCAGCGGCGACGCGGGTGACCAGCAAGCTGCTTTGTTCGGCCAGGCGGGATTCGAGGCAGGAATGGTGAAGGCCACCTACGGAACGGGAAGCTTTATACTGGCCAACACGGGCAAGACCGTCCGCTACTCCAACAACCTGCTCACGACGATAGCCTGGGGGCTCAACGGAAGGGTCACCTATGCCTTAGAAGGGAGCGTCTTCATAACCGGGGCCGCTGTGCAGTGGCTCCGCGACGGAATCAGGATAATACAGAGCGCGCCCGAGACCGAGGAACTCGCAAGGAAGCTTGAGAGCAACGAGGGCCTTTACTTCGTCCCGGCCTTCGTTGGACTCGGTTCCCCTTACTGGGACCAGTTCGCAAGGGGACTGATAATTGGTATAACGCGCGGAACCGGCAGGGAGCACCTCGCGAGGGCGACTTTAGAGGCCATAGCATATCTGACGCGCGACGTGGTCGAGGAGATGGAGAGGCTCGTCGGAATAAAGGAGCTCCGCGTCGATGGGGGAGCAACGGCGAACGACTTCCTGATGCAGTTCCAGGCGGACATACTCAACAGGAGGGTCGTCAGGCCCGTCGTGAAGGAGACCACAGCTTTGGGAGCGGCCTATCTGGCGGGACTGGCCGTCGATTACTGGGAGAGCCTCGAGGAGATAAAGAACCTGTGGAGGGCAGAGAGGGTCTTCGAGCCAAAGATGGACGAAGAAACGAGGGAGAGGCTCTACCGCGGCTGGAAGGAAGCTGTAAAGAGGGCGATGGGCTGGGCGAAGATCGTTGGGGTCTGA